Proteins found in one Acipenser ruthenus chromosome 18, fAciRut3.2 maternal haplotype, whole genome shotgun sequence genomic segment:
- the LOC117974029 gene encoding tripeptidyl-peptidase 1-like, translating to MRSLLAALLFLFSCLGRCTYLESDQNTSIPEGWIDAGRVAASDQVQLTFALKQRNVKELRELLGRVSDPDSPQYGKHLSLEQLSSMVQPSELTQKVVRRWLESHGVQDCQSVETQDFLQCAMPARVAEKLLPGCEFSRYVNGHQSLVRSPVPYGLPDEMSEHLDFVGGVHRFPDSKVALRRTWANGKKRKAEFHLGVSPSILRQRYNLTASDVGSSQNNSQAVAQFLEQFFHPADLAEFMKLFGRGFKNLPEVERVVGKQGGGKAGLEASLDVEYIMSTGANIPTWVFTNPGRHESQEPFLQWLLLLSNMSAVPWVHTISYGDDEDSLSQAYMQRINVEFMKAGVRGVTLLFASGDSGAGCMKASKGGNTFRPSFPASSPYVTTVGGTSFKNPFQVTYEVTDYISGGGFSNVFEMPDYQVNAVNSYLKGMKALPPKTYFNTSGRAYPDVAALSDNYWVVTNRIPIPFVSGTSASTPVFGGILSLINDHRFLKGLPSLGFLNPRLYKLQGSASSALFDVTEGCHLSCLDEQVQGQGFCAAPSWDPVTGWGTPNYPDLLTALGD from the exons ATGAGGAGTTT GCTTGCAGCCCTGCTGTTTCTCTTCAGCTGCCTTGGCAGATGCACGTACCTGGAGTCTGACCAGAACACCTC CATCCCTGAGGGCTGGATCGATGCGGGGCGTGTGGCAGCCTCTGATCAGGTTCAGCTGACCTTCGCACTTAAACAGCGGAATGTGAAAGAGCTGAGAGAGCTGCTGGGCCGGGTGTCGGACCCAGATTCCCCTCAGTACG GGAAGCACCTGTCCCTGGAGCAGCTCTCCTCCATGGTCCAGCCCTCGGAACTGACCCAGAAGGTGGTGCGGAGGTGGCTGGAGAGCCACGGGGTGCAGGATTGCCAGAGCGTGGAGACCCAGGACTTCTTGCAGTGTGCCATGCCAGCCCG TGTGGCGGAGAAGCTGCTGCCCGGCTGTGAGTTTAGCCGCTATGTGAACGGGCATCAGTCGCTGGTGAGGTCGCCAGTCCCATATGGGCTGCCTGACGAGATGTCTGAACACCTAGACTTCG TGGGAGGGGTCCACAGATTCCCTGACTCGAAGGTGGCCCTGAGGCGTACTTGGGCCAATGGAAAGAAGCGGAAGGCGGAGTTTCACCTGGGGGTGTCGCCCTCCATCCTCAGGCAGCGCTACAACCTGACAGCCAGCGACGTGGGCTCCTCCCAGAACAACAGCCAGGCCGTAGCTCAG tTCCTGGAGCAGTTCTTCCACCCTGCGGACCTGGCAGAGTTCATGAAGCTGTTCGGGAGAGGATTCAAGAACCTGCCCGAAGTGGAGAGGGTCGTCGGCAAGCAAGGGGGTGGGAAGGCAGGGCTCGAGGCGAGCCTGGACGTGGAGTACATCATGAGCACTGGAGCCAACATCCCCACCTGGGTCTTCACCAATCCAG GCAGACACGAGTCCCAGGAGCCGTTCCTGCAGTGGCTGCTGCTGCTCAGCAACATGTCTGCGGTGCCCTGGGTGCACACCATCAGCTACGGGGATGACGAGGACAGCCTGTCCCAGGCCTACATGCAGAGGATCAACGTGGAGTTCATGAAGGCCGGGGTGCGCGGGGTCACCCTGCTCTTCGCTTCAG GTGACAGTGGTGCTGGCTGCATGAAAGCCAGCAAAGGGGGTAACACTTTCAGACCCAGTTTTCCAGCCTCCAG TCCCTATGTGACCACAGTGGGCGGGACATCCTTCAAGAACCCCTTCCAGGTCACTTACGAGGTGACGGACTACATCAGCGGCGGCGGGTTCAGCAACGTGTTTGAGATGCCCGACTACCAG GTAAATGCTGTGAACTCGTACCTCAAAGGAATGAAGGCTCTTCCTCCCAAGACCTACTTCAACACCAGCGGGCGAGCTTATCCGGACGTGGCAGCTTTGTCTGATAACTACTGGGTGGTCACCAACAGAATCCCCATCCCGTTTGTGTCTGGCACTTCG GCCTCGACTCCTGTGTTCGGAGGGATCCTGTCCTTGATTAATGATCACCGTTTCCTCAAAGGTCTCCCGTCTCTGGGGTTTCTGAACCCGCGCCTCTACAAGCTGCAGGGGAGCGCCAGCAGTGCCCTCTTCGAT GTGACAGAAGGATGCCACCTGAGCTGCCTGGACGAGCAGGTCCAAGGACAGGGGTTCTGTGCCGCTCCATCCTGGGACCCAGTCACGGGCTGGGGGACCCCAAACTACCCCGACCTCCTGACTGCTCTCGGGGATTAA